cacacacacacacacacacacacacacacacacacacacacacacacacacacgcacacacgcacacacacacacacacagacagtcatttGGATGTTGGTTTATATGTTTATATGAAATGTGAGAAACATTTATACATGAGGTGTTAGTTGTAATTAGTAGTACTTTGTTTATTTGATTGTTTGATGTTTTGACTTTCAAACTTCTAATTGTGATTGTCAAAATAATTGAACCCCTGAACTTTTTCTAATGCATATACTGCTGGTTTTCCTTATTCCACTTATCATATGTACTATTGCCCTGAGGAAAAACACCAATATCTGGTTGGGGACGACGACACATTTTATGATGGATATATTATCAGGGACCACCAAGCTCCCAAAAAATGGGGTgaaatatcccccccccccaaaaaaaaaatacaaattcatGCCATAGAGGGTTAAACTGTTTTAATGTTCGCAGGTATGGCCCCTATGTGGTTTATATTGTGGACTTACTTTCTCGCTTCTTTTTCGCTTGATACTTGACAAAACCCCACCCTTCCTCCCTCTTAATCCCCTCCTCATTCGTGACTCCTTGCCCCCCTCTTTGACCCTCCCTTGCCCTACCACTTCACCCTTCCTCCTGATCCctaactcctcccctcctctacccccctcccctcccagtgGTGCTGGACGACAGCAAGCGGCTTGCCAAGCGGAAGTTGATCGAGGAGAACCGTGAGAGGCGGCGGAAGGAGGAGCTCCAGAAAACGGTGTGGGACCGGCCTGAGCCGTCCCAGGAGGAGTGGGACCTGATCCGCATGGTCACCGAGGCCCACATGTCAACTAATGCCCAGGGAAACCACTGGAAACAGAAACGCAAGTTCTTGGTGAGACGTCTTCTCCGTGGCTGACAGCGTCTAACCAACCATGTCTGTTCTGTGAAACATTCCCAGTTCCCAAAATCCCTCTCTtgtccccttcccttcctcccatcccatccccaacCCACCACTGTTCCCAACGTTAATATGTCCATGTTTTTTGTATCTCCTTGTAGAATGGGGAGAATTAGCTGGACGCTGGAGAAAGTGTGTTCCTCAACGCAGCAGACACTAACTTAAAACGGAACAATCCATTCCTCTTgttttcttctttctctcccctttaaTGCAGTGTTCTTTAATAATCTAAACAAATACTAAAAACAAATAACTTATCTCTCGCgctttctttctctttcactctctctctgtgtctagtGTAGTATCTACCTTATAATTTCACTCCTCACATTTGAACCTTTTTTCTTTCGTAAAGTGTAATCGTCCTCTGCAGTTTGAAGTCTGTCTCACTTTCTTTGACTCTATCCTGGAGTTTCCATGAAGAGGCTACATACATAGAAAGATGAAATTGTAATTTATTTAATTGAATTGTTATTTATTTGATGTTTTTAATTAGTAATTAGTTCCAGATTTAGCTAAACAGCTCATTTTCATCCATAGTCCCTGTGCAGGGTATAttgttatatagtattatattagtATTGTAGTATTAAATTATACTATATTATCATAATGTAGATCAGCTTTGATAAACTCATTTGTGAACGTTGACATACAACAGTATGATTTTGatctgaaaaataaataaataaaaaagtttgAATGAAATTGGAACCTGAATACCTATAAATAAATATCAGTTCATAAGTATAAAACAAATGCTTCAGCCTGAGCCTAAATCTTGTCATGGAAACTCCACTTTGCATTTTGTGTACTACTCACCTGTTTTCTCTCTCCGCACTTACTTGTCTGTCATCTACCTTTCCTCAGTTTAAttaaatttgttttttttttagttgGCTTGACACGGGTTCCTCATTGAAACGTTCTTCACAATCTCTGTTGATTGTCCAACAGGTCGAGGAAGCAATGCTACTTAATGAAATAACATGTAATTTATTCTATACTTCTGACCAGAGTGCAGTGGGGGTGAAGGAAACCAAGGTAAGAACTAATAGACAAAATATAATACTGAGTTTAAATACTATAAAAACGCTTTTCAAATCGCACCTGCTATAGCTAGCTATTATATTATGGGCTAGTGTTAAAATACAGTGCTGTATATGAGTCATTCAAATTTGGGtttgaaaaaaaaatctaatttggaTCCTATTTTTAGACATATCTACGACTCACACACATTGTTTCCTGAATACCTTACCAGGCATTAAATTATTCACTACCGAAACAGTGAAAAAGTTTCTGTTAAGGGAGAACCGTGTACAGTATTGATAATTTTGATTAACCTTCTATTACAGATTAATTTGAGAAATGTTATACAAAATGTGAAATATAGTAAAAAGAGGATCTTTAATTTGACTTTCAAAACCTTTACATTTAATTTAGAGAAACATTTCACCATCAATGTCAGGCTCTGACCAATGGACAATTTTCCCTGTACTCACAGACCAAGCTTTACGCACACTGTAGCTGCATTTATACAGGCAgctcaattctgatatttttttttactaattgattttttgaccaatcagatcacctctgaaaaagatctgatgtgattggtcaaaagaccaattagtggaaaataTATCAGAATTGGGaagcctgtgtaaatgcagcctatgTCATACACACTTTGGCTGAATTGGACATGTCGCTGTGTaaccttttttgggggggatggATTAGGCTGAGGAATTTGTCCACTGTGTACCATATTATAGCAACCTTAACCCAACATTTAGACCTCTTGGGATAACATTTAAGATATTGGCTTGACAGTCACTGGACCTGGGTTCGAGTCCTGGTCTGGGCTACCCCGAACGGTTGCTAGGTTgaaaccctgagctgacaaggtaaaaatctgtcgttctgccgctgaacaaggcagttaacccagtgttcctaggccgtcattgtaaatgagaatttgttcttaactgacttgcctcgttaaataaaggttaaataaaatgaaatacCCCCGAATTCACTACAATATCATGTCCTACATTTAAAGACAAAAGAAGCAGTTTCGTCCAATGCAGTGCATTACTTTGACTTCCAGGGAGAAGTAATTATGTGTTTAATGTAGATTATCATATCAATGTTTTTTTAAGAGATGTGAAGGAATACAATGGATTAACAATCAAGTGTCTATTACCAAAACATTCATGTCAATACCAAAACGAAGCAAATTGTTTCGGTCGTGGCAGTTTCAGTTTTGaccatttaaatgtattttggacTTTAATTAATCCCCATAGCTACCATATGGCTAGTTAGCTATCTTTCAGACATCcaatgacatatatatatatatattattgacACATCATGGGGCCATGATGGAGAGGGATGTAATCCCATTTCATGGTTATAATTGTAGGGATGTGGCTTAAGGCTCATTCATTCTACAGTCTGTGTTTCAGTAGTGACATACAGTACAAAGTGGGGAAATCATTTTTCAGAGAGCGATTCTTTTTAAATAGACTAATTAGAGCACTATCTTTcaatttaataaaaaaacaactcAATATTTTCTAGTGAAATAATAGTGTTAAAAAGATTACAAAAATCATGGATGACTTTATTTTCAAACATGAATTTTAGGAGTCAGGTGGGGTACAGCCACCTCAATAGAAAAGGGTATATAAACCATGATTTTGTACTATATTAATTTAACAATATGTGTGTTattgccttggcaggaattaaAATAGATAATTATGTTAATATGTGTCCTAATTTTGAAGATTTTCTGgtataaaaaaaacaacagtttttTTTGACTGGGGACAGCAATTTGAGCCACTTCTCTAGAATGCCCCATATAGCTTTAAGTGCTGTGTATACAGTATGGAGCTAGTTATCCGCAAGCTGTGACAGTTTAAAGGCATACCGGGAGAAGGACTCTTAAAGGgataatgttattattattattaattagtGTTTTATTATTTTGTCAATATGCCTATTGATTTAAAGCCAAAGCGACAGAATCTGGGGGTTGCTGTACACAGTGCTTTGTCCTCTGCTACTCAACTCAATCTGGGCTCTTTGTTTATTTACTTGCTCTACTCTCTATCGCTCTTATGTCACTTCTGGTCAGAAGGCATGTAGTTGAATATgttatgataataataataataccgtATCAGTGGATAACCCTAGTCAAAGACTCTGCCGACTGAGTACGAGAAAATGAATGGCTTGCACTTTGCACTTTCCCTCCTTTTTACGTTTCCCTCCGCCTTTCCTCCTTGTCCCTCCTGAACAATCACAGTGGAAACGCCATCCACTTTGTTTTCGTGTTATGCTGTTCTACTCGTTGACCTGTCTCACGCTTATTGGAGAAAGAGGAGAACGTGTTGTGTTGTGcgtgtggtctgtctgtctatctttctAGCTGCGTCTGAGTTATCACCCTCCTCCCTGgatagggcactggtcaaaagtagtatactatgtTAAataagtactgcactatatagggtgcacTCTGTCTTGTGATCTTTTAACAGTCTGTCCCTGTCTAGCCCTGTTGAACGTACCTACATCCTCCCTCTTCCTTTTGTCGTTTCAGCCCGAGGACATTGGTCAAGCGCCGGTCATAAATGCACCTGAAGGGAGCAAAGTGGACATTGAAGCCTTCAGTCAGTTTACAAAAATTATCACCCCCGCCATTACCCGAGTGGTGGACTTTGCCAAAAAGCTGCCTATGTTCTGTGAGGTACGTAAGCAAGGTTGTTTTACTTTATTGAAACTAAAATAACAAATTTAATTCTTATCAAGCtatatttattttttggggggatgtGTTTCATATTTTTGTTCTCTTCATATGATTGAATTCCTCATTGTTTATTATTGAGGATGGTAATAAAGACATTGGTTATAAAACactaactgtcacgttctgaccatagttcttttgtgttttccttgttttagtgttggtcaggacgtaagctgggtggacattctatgttgtgtgtctagtttgtccgtttctatgtatggcctgatatggttctcaaacagaggcaggtgttagtcattgtctctgattgggaaccatatttaggtagcttgttttgtgttggggtttgtgggtggttgtttcctgtctttgtgttctctgcaccagataggactgtttcgggttttgccACGTTGTTATGTTGTATTTGTATAGTGTTCGCGTTATCGtcttttattaaacatgttgaacacgaactacactgcattttggtcctcctctccttcgacggaagaaagccgttacagaaccacccaccacataggaccaagcggcgtggtaacgggcaggagcaggagaggcagcgatgtcaggatttttggacatgggagcagaatctggactaTACAACTTGggaagagatagacaggtgggcggtcgacccagggagagtccCAGAGCCCatctgggattcgctggagcagtgtgaggagggttacaggagaatggagttggagaaacgaGCACGGCGGCGcagtaggaagcccgagagtcagcccctaaaatttcttggggggtggcacacagggagtatggcgaagccaggtaggagacctgcgccaacttcctgtgcttaccggagagcgagagggaccgggcaggcaccgtgttatgctgtggagcgcacggtgtctccagtgcgggtgcatagcccggtgcggtaaataccagctcctcgtatcggccgggctagagtgggcatcgagcaaggtaaggttgggcaggcgcggtgctcaagagctccatgtgggcctgcacggtccggtctatccagtgccacctacacgcatcagccctccggtggcagccccccgcaccaggcttcctgtgcgtgtccagagcccagtactccctgtttctcttccccgcactcgccctgaggtgcgtgtcctcggcccagtaccaccagtgccggcaccacccaccaggcctacagtgcgcctcgcctgtccagagctgctagagtctcccgcctgtccagagctgctagagtctcccgcctgtccagagctgctagagtctcccgcctgtccagagctgctagagtctcccgcctgtccagagctgctagagtctcccgcctgtccagagctgctagagtctcccgcctgtccagagctgctagagtctcccgcctgtccagagctgctagagtctcccgcctgtccagagctgctagagtctcccgcctgtccagagctgctagagtctcccgcctgtccagagctgctagagtctccccccttgtccagagctgctagagtctcccgccagagccggcagtcggccaggatccgccagagccgccagtcggccaggatccgccagtcggccaggatccgccaggagccgccagtcggccaggatccgccagagccgccagtcggccaggatccgccagagccgccattcggccaggatccgccagggcTGAGCTACCCCTGAGCTACCCCTCCGTCCTGAGCTCATTCTCAGTCATAGGCTGCCCTTCAGTCtggagctgtccctcagtccggaGGAGTTTACTCAGTCATGAGGCACCCCTCAGTCCAGGGgcgctcctcagtccagtggggccctttgttagggttcctagaccaaggtcggtggcgagggtcgccactcaaaggacgctaaggaggtggacaaagacaatggtggagtggggtccatgtccagcgccagagccgccacagcggacagatgcccacccagacccagggggtactgtcacgttctgaccatagttattttgtgttttactgttggtcaggacgtgagctgggtgggcattctaagttgtgtgtctagtttgtccgtttctatgtatggcctgatatggttctcaatcagaggcaggtgttagtcattgtctctgattgggaaccatatttaggtagcttgttttgtgttggggtttgtgggtggttgtttcctgtctttgtgttctctgcaccagataggactgtttcgggttttgccacgttgttattttgtatttgtatagtGTTCACGTTATCGTCTTTTATTAAATATGTTGAACacgaactacgctgcattttggtcctcctctccttcgacggaagaaagccgttacaataacTTAAACAGAAACATCAATAGCATAAGCAATTtcactaaaataaaaaatgagagAAAATGTTCAAACTAAAaatttaaaattaattaaatatttAGTTTGTAGTTAAATCTACATGTTGTGAATTATGTTCTTGTTTAGAGCTACATTtctactggtctgtcataaaaaatatatacaaaatactTAGAAATGGTCTCAACATGTAAACTTAAAAAAATCTACATAATTAATAATATATTAAACTAAACTGAATTTATCCATGTTCAAAAAATagctaataaataaaaaataccatGGAATGTAGAGTTCAGTTTGTTAtaactgctaacactactaatatatGTGAACATAAACGTTGTAACAATTTCTGGAGTTTTACCTCTCCTTCACATTCTTCTATTTTCCCTTTTAATTCTTCAAATCATATCAGTCGTTCATCTTTATGTGCAAAAAAATCAATAACAAAATATATAACGTttgctctctctgtttgtctctctcctcccagctgcctTGTGAAGACCAGATTATCCTATTGAAAGGCTGCTGCATGGAGATCATGTCTTTACGGGCGGCCGTTCGCTACGACCCCGAGAGTGAGACGCTGACGCTTAACGGGGAGATGGCCGTGACCCGCGGCCAGCTGAAGAACGGAGGCCTGGGTGTGGTGTCGGACGCTATCTTTGATTTGGGCTTATCGCTGTCTTCGTTCCACCTGGACGACTCTGAGGTCGCTCTGCTACAGGCCGTCATCCTCCTGTCCTccggtgagagggagggagacaatcttgctggcacacaaacacacgttaCTTCACCATACTACCAGACATCTGGCCCTTTGTTTTCTCTACATGCAGGTTTATGGGTTATATCACCACTGTGACAAATACACCTAAAAGTGTTTTAATTGGGTCATGGCCATTGGAACTGAGGGGCCATAGTATTGCAACAGTTCCATCCACTTGTAAGCTGACAATATAGAAGATATAGCTTTTTTACAGATAGTTAATTCAAAGATATCCTTCAAAAGGTGCCACTTTAAAACATTTGGTGAATTCAAACATTTCCAAAAGAGTGTTCTTTATCAATATTCTattttgtgttattattttttatttggtCACGACCTGACATTTTAATCTTGAACTAGTTGGCAAGATGACAAGTAGGTCACATTACAAGTAGATTAGGTAGGAAATAGGAATACATTGTGGGTGAGATAGTAAGAGAGCGGGTGACCCCTGAGTTCAAACAGAGAATTGGTCTAACAGCACGCCATATTAACCCCTGGTCCCGTGTGTAGAAAGAGGATTTACATTAACGATATATCATGAAACGTACGTTACacatctataaacacacatgtagaTTTAGAGATAATATGTGCTTATAGATgtttataccatggcattgttgaacaCTTGTTTCTTATTGGCTTCAAGGTCATTCCAGAGCGTGCATTATTTCTCTATAACGCACAATATTTGCACGTAAGAATGTGCCATTGAATTCTACCATGTTTGAGATGCTTTGGAAAGCAAAAGTCGAATTGAAAACGTTATTCAttacaaaacccactgatattgccaactactttaatgattgtttcattggcaagattagcaaactttaggcatgacatgccagcaacaaacactgacactacacatccaagtatatatGACCAAATTAGGAAAGACAAacattgtacttttgaattccgtaaagtgagtgtggaagaggtgaaacaattattgttgtctatcaacaatgaaaAGCCactgggtctga
Above is a genomic segment from Oncorhynchus masou masou isolate Uvic2021 chromosome 12, UVic_Omas_1.1, whole genome shotgun sequence containing:
- the LOC135549790 gene encoding thyroid hormone receptor beta-like isoform X1 — its product is MSEQGDKCTTPRWKHEAMQNGYIPSYLDKDELCVVCGDKATGYHYRCITCEGCKGFFRRTIQKNLNPTYACKYEAKCIIDKVTRNQCQECRFKKCITVGMATDLVLDDSKRLAKRKLIEENRERRRKEELQKTVWDRPEPSQEEWDLIRMVTEAHMSTNAQGNHWKQKRKFLSAVGVKETKPEDIGQAPVINAPEGSKVDIEAFSQFTKIITPAITRVVDFAKKLPMFCELPCEDQIILLKGCCMEIMSLRAAVRYDPESETLTLNGEMAVTRGQLKNGGLGVVSDAIFDLGLSLSSFHLDDSEVALLQAVILLSSDRPGLTSVERIERCQEEFLLAFEHYINYRKHKVAQFWPKLLMKVTDLRMIGACHASRFLHMKVECPNELFPPLFLEVFED